CCTTTGTCTTCCCAATCTTCGACTTTGCTTAGAGCATCGGTCTCTGTTTCGCTGATTTGAGCAATAATTTCATAAGGCAGAAGCTCGGGATCGAGCCATCTGAGCTCAGTTCTTCGGTTATAATACTGCATCCAGTGGGATTCCTGAATGTAATATACCGGATTATTGCTACCATCTGAACTGACTCTTATTTTTGATGGGTCAGCACCACTGATAATTAGTTGTCTTCTTACAGCTTGTGCACGTTTCAGACCAAGATTGTAGCAATATTTATCTCCACCCTCAATACTTGTATTACCAATTAATTCTATTGATAAATCGGGGTTTTTATTTAATACATCAGCAAGCATCGAAATTGGTTCAAGATAATCATCGGTAACTGTTGTATCACGCTCATCAAAAGAGGCGACAGCCATATATTTGAATTCGTGTCTTGGTCTGATGTCAGGAAATTTTAATGTGTCATGAATTCGGTTCTGATAGGTTACAAATTCAATATTTGCGACTTTAGTATCACAATTACCGCTTGCCGGAACCGGAATATCAAATTGATAGTTAGCTTTTTGGGCGTATAAAATTTCATTCAAAATTAGTTGAATATTCTCAATTGCGGCATCTTCGACAGGATAATATCTGCCGCCGCTGAGAGTTGAAAGAGAGCTAAGTGAGTAACTATCCACAGCATTTCCGATACCCAAAACATAAATCGGAATATCTGAATCTATTGCCAAATCAATTATATCATTTCTGTCATAAATTATTGATGCATTGTCAGTACTGTAAGCTATTGTTACTATGACCTTCTTTCTGGAATTATCACTCGATTTATTCAGCAAATCTATGGAATATTTAAGTGATTTGAATATTGCAGACAAGCCTTTTTCTTTGAATAAAAAACTTAATTTCATTATTTCGTCGGCTCTTGTCAGTGGCAATTCCTCTTTGAAATTCTGGTTGAATAAATACAATCCAAAACGGTCGTCATCCGACAGGGATTTCACAAATTTTTCGATAATATTATTAATTGGAAAATAATCACTTGCTATGGACGAATTATCAAGAAGTATGATATAATCCACTGGAATGCTTTCATCAATTCTATTTTCTGTAAAGCCTGTCACAGGTGAATTTTTCGGTGAATCAATACATCCGGAGAAAGCATTAATTGTAACAAAACCGGATTCTTTTTCCGAAAGACCGCTTATATAATTTCCAAATTCATCAAGAATCAAACTGTATGCTCTTACAACATTCCTGCTTTCAAATGGGTAATAGTATCTCATTATTTTGAGACTTTTCATATTGGCAGAACCTTTGGCTGATTGCACTCCTCGAAGGTAATCTGAATTAATAAAAGACGGTTTTTCATTTTTGACATTAGCGCCTACGGGACCGGTTGAAATTTCATCAGGAGTATCAATTACATATACCTTCCATAGAAGCTGCAACGTATCTATTCCGCGTGTAATCAAAAATCTGTAATTTGATGTAGTATCCACGGCTATACTTATACTGTCCTGCGGATTGTAATTTCTTTGCAGATCAGTAATGCGAACTTTATCGGCATTTTCAAAATTCCATTTCAGATTGGCTTTTTCTCCGCGAGCAACTTCTGTAACACCTTTGAAATCCAATACTTTAATTGCCGAAACTGGCTTTGTGGAAGAGCAACTGCAAAGTAGCACTCCCGAAATAATTCCGGTCAATATGACAATTTTAAAAAAAGTTTTACTCATTTACACACCGATAAAAATACAATTTAACTAAATTTTATTTCTTGTGAAAAGAAAATTTGCCGTTATCATCGCAATCTACTAAAATTTCAGTATTTGCACTATATTCACCCGAAAGAATTTTCATAGCTATGGGGTCTGCAACATACTTTTGAACAACACGTTTTAATGGTCTTGCTCCAAACTTTGCATCATAACCAAGATTTGAAAGCCATTCAAGAGCACATTCGGTTACTTCCATTTTTATACCTGCTTTTGTCAGCTTTTCACTAACTCTTTGTACTTGTAAATCGGCAATTTGTCTGATTTCTTTAGCAGTAAGTGGCTGGAACAGCACAATTTCATCAATCCTGTTCAAAAACTCGGGTTTAAGGCG
This is a stretch of genomic DNA from Ignavibacteriota bacterium. It encodes these proteins:
- a CDS encoding VWA domain-containing protein; translation: MSKTFFKIVILTGIISGVLLCSCSSTKPVSAIKVLDFKGVTEVARGEKANLKWNFENADKVRITDLQRNYNPQDSISIAVDTTSNYRFLITRGIDTLQLLWKVYVIDTPDEISTGPVGANVKNEKPSFINSDYLRGVQSAKGSANMKSLKIMRYYYPFESRNVVRAYSLILDEFGNYISGLSEKESGFVTINAFSGCIDSPKNSPVTGFTENRIDESIPVDYIILLDNSSIASDYFPINNIIEKFVKSLSDDDRFGLYLFNQNFKEELPLTRADEIMKLSFLFKEKGLSAIFKSLKYSIDLLNKSSDNSRKKVIVTIAYSTDNASIIYDRNDIIDLAIDSDIPIYVLGIGNAVDSYSLSSLSTLSGGRYYPVEDAAIENIQLILNEILYAQKANYQFDIPVPASGNCDTKVANIEFVTYQNRIHDTLKFPDIRPRHEFKYMAVASFDERDTTVTDDYLEPISMLADVLNKNPDLSIELIGNTSIEGGDKYCYNLGLKRAQAVRRQLIISGADPSKIRVSSDGSNNPVYYIQESHWMQYYNRRTELRWLDPELLPYEIIAQISETETDALSKVEDWEDKGYRAYYERYLQNNIPVYRVKIWGYKDQKSAEKIAGKLTKEYGFQFVVR